GCTGCCGATGTGCACCACCACCAGACCGCGGGCGTTGGCGCGGGCGTCACGCTGGATCACGCCGGCGACGATGTCGCCTTCCTTCGCGACGAACTCGCCGTACTGCTTCTCGTTCTCCGCGTCACGCAGCCGCTGCAGGATCACCTGCCGGGCGGTGGTCGCCGCGATCCGGCCGAAACCCTCTGGCGTGTCGTCCCACTCGGCGATGACATTGCCGTCGGCGTCGGTCTGCCGGGCAATCACCTTGACCTCACCGGTCTTCCGGTCGATCTCGATGCGCGCGTCCGGCTGATGCCCCTCGGTGTGCCGATAGGCGGTGAGCAGCGCGGACTTGATGGTTTCGATGACGACGTCGACCGAAATACCCTTGTCGGCCTCGATCGCGTGCAGCGCCGCCATGTCGATGTTCACCGTGGAGCCTCCTCAGCAGTCTGCCCGGCTAGCTCCAGCTCGCGTTGGTCCGGCGGCGAGAATTCAACCTGCACAACCGCTTTGACGATGTCACCGAGGCGCAGCTCGCGAACCGAATAGTCCTGGCGGCGACCTTCCCGCACCACGAGGCACACCGATCCGTCCCGCGTCTCGCCGATCCTGCCCGTCAGCTGTGAGCCGTCGGAGAGCGTCACCTTCACTTTGCGGCCGCGCGCCCGCCGGTAGTGCTTCTCGGCGGTCAGCGGCCGGTCCACCCCCGGCGAGGTGACCTCCAGGACATAGGGGGCGGCACCCGCGTCGACCCGATCGAGCAGCTCCGACGCCGACCGCGACAGGGCGGTGATCGAATCCAGATCGAGGGCGCGGTCGCCGTCGGCGACGATCGTGATGCGCGGCGGGCGGGCCGACGCGTTTATCTTCACCTCTTCGATCTCGTAACCTGCCCGCGCGAACTCACCGTCGAGTAGCTCGATCACCTGTTTCTGCGACGGTAATCCCACAGACCGCTCCGTCACGGCGAGCTCCTCATCTTGAGTTGTCCGGTCTGGCGTTGGCGCAACCTCGGTCACCTCGGTGAACCTCGGAACCGCTTCTCACGATACGCCAGCCGAGACACGTTACATGGCACAAACATGCGGGGGCCAGGCCTGCCGGCCGTCCCGGCGGGCCCGGATGCGAGCCGGGCCACACCGCCGGTCAGTGGCAAGATGTGCACGTGCCGAGCCCCGAGTCGTCCCCGCCCGGCCCGCGCACCGGGTCGGGCCGCCACGACGCCGGCGACCCCGGCGGCGGACCCCTCGGCCACCCGGTGAGCCGCAGAAACGTGCTGGTCTCGGCGATGGCGCTGGCCGTGCTCGGACCGGCAGCGGCGGCGTGCGGACCGAAACCGCCGCCCCCGGAGGTGGAGGATCTGGCCGCCGCGCTGCAGCGCGCCCGCGCCGACAGCCGCCTCGCCGCCGAGGCCGCGGCCGGCGCCCGGGGGCCCGTCGCGGCGGCGCTGACCACGGTCGCCGGGGAACGCGCCGCCCACGCCGACGCGTTGGTCGACGAGTTGGTGCGGCTGCGCGGCGATCAGGCGCCGACGGCCGAACCGTCCGAGACCGAATCGTCCGCGACGCCGGACGGGTCGCCGCAACGGCGCCCACCGACGGTCGCCGACGTGGTTGCCGCGCTGCGCGAATCCGCCGACAGCGCCTCCGATCTCGCCGCCCGGATGTCCGGATACCGCGCCGGGCTGCTGGGTTCGATCGCGGCCGCCTGCACCGCGGCGTACCGCGTCGCGCTGGCCACCCCGGGGAGGACATCGTGACGTCGCCGACACCCCGTTCGGCCGACCCGGCGCGCCCGTCGGATCCCGCCGACGGCGCTCTGTTCGACGCGGTGGTGTGCGAGAACGCCGCCATCTACGGCTACGGCGTGGTGTCGGCCCGTTCGACACCCGACGAGAACGCCCTGGTGTCGGCGTCGCTGGCCGAGCATCGCAAGCGGCGCGAGGCCGCGCTGGCGCTGCTGTCGGCCCGATCGGTCGAACCTCCGCTGCCGGCGGCCGGCTATCAGCTGCCGATCGAGGTCCGCACCCCCGCCGATGCGGCCCGGCTGGCGGTGCAGATGGAGCAGGACTGCGCGGTGGCCTGGCGCGCGGTGCTCGAGCAGGCCACCGACGAGAGCGACCGGCGGTTCGCGGTCACCGCGCTGACCGAGACCGCGGTGACCGCGGCCCGCTGGCGGGGCGTGCAGGGGGTCCGCCCGGTGACGGTGCCGTTCCCGGGCGGGCCGGAGTGACCCTGCGCCGGTAGCGGGTGCTACGCCCCGCCGGAGACGGCGGAGGCGATCTCGGTCGCCGCCGAGTCCACCGGGATCTCCCGGGTCTCCCCGGTGAACCGGTTGCGCAACTCCACCACACCCTTGGACCAGCCGCGGCCGACCACGACGATCCACGGCACCCCGAGCAGTTCGGCGTCCTTGAACTTCACCCCGGGCGAGGCGGACCGGTCGTCGAGCAGCAACTCGAGTCCGAGCCGGTCGAGATCGGCGGCCAGCTCCTCGGCACCGGCACGGGCGGCGTCGTCCTTGTTGGCGATCACCAGGTGGACGTCGAACGGTGACACCGCCGACGGCCAGCGCAGCCCGAGCTCGTCGTGGTGCTGTTCGGCGATCACCGCGACCAGCCGCGACACCCCGATGCCGTAGGAGCCCATGATCAGCCGGATCGGCTTGCCGTCCTCGCCCAGCACATCGACGTTGAACGCGTCGGTGTACTTGCGGCCGAGCTGGAAGATGTGGCCGATCTCGATGCCGCGGGCGCTGACCAGCGGCCCGGCTCCGTCGGGCGAGGGGTCCCCGTCGCGGATCTCGGCCGCCTCGATGGTGCCGTCCGGGGTGAAGTCCCGCCCGGCGACCAGCCCCACCACGTGTTTGCCGGGCTGGTCCGCGCCGGTGATCCACGACGTCCCGGTCACCACCCGGGGATCGACAAGATAGCGAACGCCGTTGGCCTGCAGGGCTTTCGGTCCGATATAGCCCTTCACCAGGAACGGGTGACGGGCGAAGTCGGCGTCGTCGAGCAGTTGGTACTCGGCCGGCTCGAGCGCCGCGGCGAGCCGTTTGTCGTCGACCTCGCGATCACCCGGGATGCCGATCGCCAGCAGCTCCCACTCCTCGCTGTCGGGCCGGCGCACCTTGAGCATCACGTTCTTCAACGTGTCCGCCGCGGTGACCTCGCGCCCGGCGAACTGCGGCAGGTTCGCGCTGTTGGCCCAGTCCACCAGCGTGGCGATCGTCGGGGTGTCCGGGGTGTCGTGGACGACCGGTTCGGGCAGGCCCTCGATCGGCTTGGGTTCCGGCGCCAGGGTGACGACGGCCTCGACGTTGGCGGCGTACCCGGACTCCAGGCACCGCACGAATGTGTCCTCACCGACCTCGCTCTCGGCGAGGAACTCCTCGGAGGCGCTGCCGCCCATCGCCCCCGACACCGCGGAGACGATCACGTAGCGCACCTGCAGCCGGTCGAAGATGCGCTGATAGGCCTCGCGGTGCTTCTGATAGGCGACCTTGAGTCCGTCCTCGTCGATGTCGAACGAGTACGAGTCCTTCATCACGAACTCGCGGCCGCGCAGGATGCCGGCGCGGGGCCGGGCCTCGTCGCGGTACTTGGTCTGGATCTGGAACAGGATCAGCGGGAAGTCCTTGTAGGAGCTGTACTCCCCCTTGACGGTCAGCGCGAACAGCTCCTCGTGGGTGGGGCCGAGCAGGTAGTCGTTCTCGCGGCGGTCCTGGAGCCGGAACAGGGTGTCGCCGTACTCGGTCCAGCGGTTGGTCGTCTCGTAGGGCTCACGCGGCAGCAGCGCCGGAAACAGGATCTCCTGCGCGCCGATGGCGACCATCTCCTCGCGGACGATCCGCTCGATCCTGCGCAGCACCCGCAACCCCAGCGGCAGCCAGCTGTACAGGCCCGGACCGATCTGGCGGATGTAGCCGGCTCTGATCAGCAGTTTGTGGCTGGGGACCTCGGCGTCGGCCGGATCGTCACGCAGGGTGCGCAGGAAAAGCTCGGACATGCGGGTGATCACAGCCGACCACCTTACTGAGTGAACGCCAACCGATCTCACCGGGAGACGGGCTCGCCGGTGCGGCTGCGCGGCGGATCAGCGGCCGATCACAGCTCGCCGGCGTCGATCGCTTCCTTGACCTCCTGGGCGTGCGCCACCTGCGCGGCGGTGTAGCCGATGAACAGCGACGCGCAGCCGACGATCACCGCGACGCCGGCTACCCACAGCAGTCCGTAGGTGTAGCCCTGGTCCAGCGCGGCCAGCTGGTCGGGGTTCATGTCCTTGACCGGGCCGGTGGTGCCGCCCAGGTACAGGGTGCGCGAGGTGATGACGGCCTGGATGACGGCGAGCACCAGCGGCCCGCCGAGGTTCTGCAGCATCAGCGCGATCGCCGACACCGGGCCGATCTGGTCGAAGCCGACCCCGGCGATCGCCGACACGGTCAGCGGCACCACGATCATGCCGATGCCGACACCGCCGACGGTGATCGGCAGCACCAGGTTCGGGAAGTACGGGATGTTGGCGTCCAGCGTGGAGCCGTAGATCATCGCGCCCAGCACCAGCACACCGCCGGCGATCACCAGCACCCGCGGCGGGAACATCGACACCAGCTGCGAGGACACGCCGAGGCCGATGCCCAGCGCGATCACGAACGGGATGAACCCGATCCCGGCCCGCAGCGGCGTGTAGCCCATGATGTCCTGCACGTACAGCCCGATCAGCACGGTCAGCGTGAACATCACGCCGCCGGCCAGGAAGATCGACACGAAGGTGGCGACCCGGTTGCGCTCCCGGAACAGCGAGAACGGCACGACCGGGTTCTCGGCGGTGCGCTCGACGTAGAGGAACGCCAGGAAGAACACCGCCGCGGCGATGCCCGAGCCCACCGTCGCCGGCGACAGCCAGCCCCGCTCCGGGCCCATCGAGAAGCCGAACACCGCGGCGGTGCAGGCGATGGTGGCCAGGATCGCGCCGGCGGCGTCGAGCTTGAGCCGTTCGCGGTGGGTCTCCCGCAGCGTGGTGCGAGCCAGGTACACCATCAGCAGGCCGATCGGCACGTTGACCAGGAACGCCCACCGCCAGGAGATCTCGGTCAGGGCGCCGCCGACGACCAGGCCCATCACCGAGCCCACGCCGGTCATGGCGGCGAAGACGGCGGTGGCGGCGTTTCGGGCGGGCCCCTTCGGGAAGGTGGTGGCGATCAGCGCCAGACCCGTCGGCGAGGCGATCGCGGCTCCCACGCCCTGCAGCAGCCGTGCGGTGACCAGCGTGACGTCGTTCCACGCGATACCGCACAGCACCGAGGCGATGGTGAACAGCGTGACACCGACGATGAAGGTGCGTTTGCGGCCGATGGTGTCGCCCAGACGGCCCCCCAACAGCATCAGACCGCCGAAGGTCAGCACGTATGCGGTGATCACCCAGCTGCGCCCGGCGTCCGACAGGCTCAACTCGGCCTGGATCTTCGGCAGCGCCACGATCGCGACGGTGCTGTCCATGGTGGCCAGCAGCTGCATGCCGCCGATGGCGATCACCGCGGCGAAGAACCGCGGAGTCGGCCGCCAGCTCGGCGAGCTCGCACGTTCGGAGACCCGCTGGCGCATCTGGGACCAGAGAGAACGTTTCGTCTCGCCCTCAGCGGCGCGGCGCATTGCGGCGCGCTCTGCATCGTTGAGAGCCGTCATACCGGGTTACCTTACAGTAATCTTAGGAATCCTTTAACCGCCGAACGCGGCGACCGCCCCGATCACGATGATCGCCGGCGGACGGATACCTTCCTCTCGGATCTTCTCGGCCACGTCGGCCAGCGTCGCCCGCAACGTCTGCTGCAGCGCCGTGGTGCCGTGCTGCACCACGAGGACCGGCGTTTCCGCAGGTCGACCGCCGTCCAGCAGCGCCTGGGCGAAAAGCTCGATCCGTTCGACGGCCATCAGCAAAACGATGGTGCCGGACATCGCGGCCAGTGCATTCCAATTCACTAACGATTCGGGGTGCCCGGGGGCAACGTGACCGGACACCACCACGAACTCGTGCGTGACCGCCCGGTGGGTGACCGGCACCCCGGCCATCGCGGGCACCGCGATGGCACTGGTGACGCCCGGCACCACCAGCACCGGGACCCCGGCGTCGGTACAGGCCAGCACCTCCTCGTAACCGCGGGCGAACACGAACGGGTCACCGCCCTTGAGCCGCACCACGAACTTGCCGGCCCGGGCCCGTTCGATGAGCACCTGGTTGATCGCGTCCTGGGCCATCGCCCGGCCGTAGGGGATCTTGGCGGCGTCGATGACCTCGACGTGCGGCGGCAGTTCGGCGAGTAGCTCCTGGGGCGCCAGCCGGTCGGCGACCACCACGTCGGCCTGCGCCAGCAGCCGCCGCCCCCGCACCGTGATCAGCTCCGGATCGCCGGGTCCCCCACCGACCAGCGCGACCGTGCCGTGCAGCGCCTCCGGGGTGCCCTCGCCGATCAGGCCCTGCTGCAGCGCCTCGTGGATCGCCGACCGGATGGCCGCCGACCGGCGGTGCTCCCCGGCGGCGAGCACGCCCACGGCCAGCCCCTCGTACTCGAACGACGCCGGGGTGACCGCGCTGCCCTCGCGTGCCGCATCGGCGCGCACGCAGAAGATGTGGCGGCGGTCCGCCTCGGCCACCACCGCTGCGTTGACCGCGGGATCGTCGGTGGCCGCGATCGCGTACCAGGCGCCCTCGAGGTCGCCGTCGCGGTAGTCGCGCAGGGTCAGGGTGATGCCCGGCATGCCCTCGACCGCGGGGGTGGCGCTGCGGGTGATGACGTGCACGTCGGCGCCGTGGGCGATCAGCCGCGGCAGCCGGCGCTGGGCCACCGAGCCACCGCCGACGACCACGACCTTCTTTCCGGACAGTCGCAGGCCGACCAGATAGGCGTTCTCGGCGGCCCCTTCGTCGGTGCTGTCGGGGTTGGTCATGGCGTCACTCATGGATACTCACGGATCGTCTGCACGGGCTTTCTCGTCACGGCGCGTCGCCTGCTGGTCACCCGGCGAGCTTAGAGCGTGCCGCCGCGGCGACGAAGCGCGTCACCGCCTGCGGGTGCGCGGCCGGATGGGTGTGCAGGTACGACGCGTGCACCCCCCGGTGCAGCGCACCGTCACGAACAGCGTCGCCGGTGCGGCCGCGGAACACCCAGGCGGGCTGGTAGGACTCGTCGAATTCGACTGTGGTGCGGTGGAATTCGTGTCCGGTGACGCGATCGCCGGTGGCGTGCAGGGGCGAGTCGGCGACCGCGACGGCGGTGCGGTAGCCGAGGGTGAGCCGGTCGGTGAACCGGGCCGAGCCGCGCAGCACACCGCACATCGGGTGTCCGTCGAGCTCGTCGACCAGATAGGTCAGCCCCGCGCACTCGGCGTGAATCGGGGCGCCCGCGGCCGCCAGCGCGCGGATCTGGCCGCGCACAACATCGTTGGCGGCCAGTTCGGTGGCGAACTGTTCGGGGAACCCGCCGGGCAGCACCAGCGCGGCGGTGCCGGGCGGCAGCGGGTCGGTCAGCGGGTCGAACTCGGCGACCTCGGCGCCGGCGGCGCGCAGCAGCTCGACGTGTTCGGCGTAACCGAAGCTGAACGCCTTGCCGGCGGCGACGGCGATGGTGGGAGTCCCGGCGGCGACGGCGATGGTGGGAGTCCCGTCGGCGCCGGGGCCCTCGGGGCGCCACGGCTCGGCGGCCACCCGGGCGGCGGCCAGGGCAGCGACGGCGTCGAGGTCGACGTGGCGCGCGACCAGCTCGGTCATCGCCGCCACCGCCGCCTGCGCCCGCCGGCCGTGCTCGACGGCGGTTATGAGACCGAGATGCCTTGAGGGAACTGACAGTTCGTCGACCCGCGGGATGGCGCCGAGCACCGGCATCCCGGCCTGCGCACAGGCCTGCCGCAACACCTGCTCGTGGCGTGCTGAGCCGACCCGGTTGAGGATCACCCCGGCCAGGCGCACCGACCGGTCGAAGGTGGCGAAGCCGTGCAGCAGGGCGGCGACGCTGTGGCTCTGGCCCCGCGCGTCGACCACCAGCACCACCGGCGCGGCGAGCAGCGCGGCGACCTGGGCGGTGGACCCCTCCGCCGGGGCCGCCTCGACCGCTGCCGGCCCGGTGTCGGCGATGCGCCCGTCGAACAGGCCCATCACGCCTTCGACGACGGCGATGTCGGCGCCGGTGCAGCCGTGCCGGTACAGCGGGCCGATCAGGTCCGCCCCGACCAGCACCGGGTCGAGGTTGCGGCCGGGCCGGTCGGCGGCCAGCGCGTGGTAGCCGGGGTCGATGTAGTCGGGGCCGACCTTGAACGGGGCGACGCGCCGGCCGGCCCGCCGCAGCGCGCCCATCAGCCCGGTGGCCACCGTGGTCTTGCCGCTGCCGGACGCCGGTGCGGCGACGACGACGGCGGGCGTCACCACCGCCGCGGCCCTACCACTCGATGCCCTTCTGCCCCTTGCGCCCGACGTCCATCGGGTGCTTGACCTTGGTCATCTCGGTGACCAGATCGGCGGCGTCGAGCAGCGGTTGCGGGGCGTCGCGGCCGGTGATGACGACGTGCTGGGTGCCCGGGCGGGCGGCCAGCACCGACACCACCTCGTCGACGTCGATCCAGCCCCACTTCAGCGGGTAGGTGAACTCGTCGAGCACGTAGAAGTCGTGGCGCTGCTCGGCCAGCCGGCGGGTGATCTCGGCCCACCCCTCGGCCGCGGCGGCGGCGTGATCGGCCTCGCTGCCCTGTTTGCGCGACCACGACCACCCGGCACCCATCTTGTGCCACTCGACCGGGCCGCCGACACCGTGTTCGTCGTGCAGCCGGCCGAGTTGGCGGAACACCGCCTCCTCGCCGACCTTCCATTTGGCGCTCTTGACGAACTGGAACACCGCGATGTCGAAGCCCTGGTTCCAGGCCCGCAGCGCCATCCCGAACGCCGCGGTCGACTTGCCCTTGCCGTCGCCGGTGTGCACCGCCAGCAGCGGCGCGTTGCGGCGTTGGCGGGTGGTCAGCCCGTCGTCGGGCACGGTCAGCGGTCGGCCCTGCGGCATGTGAGACCTCCTCGCTCAGGCGGCGCGGCGCACCACGTCGGTCAGGTTGTCGGCCCGCAGCTGCGCCAACCGTACCGCCGGCGCACCCAGCTGGCGGGCCAGCTGCTCGGCCAATCCCAAACGGACAAAAGATGTTTCGCAGTCGATCACCACAGCGGCCGCACCTTCGGCCACCAGCCGGGCGGCGGCCTCGGCCACCCGGCCCAGCGGGTCGGGCCCGCCGGTGGCGCGGCCGTCGGTGAGCACCACGACCAGGCTGCGGCGGGCCCGGTCGCGGACCTTCTCGCGCACCACCACGTCCCGGGCCGCCAGCAGGCCCTCCGCCAGCGGGGTCTTTCCGCCGGTGTCGAACCGGGCCAGCCGCCGGCCGGCGATGTGCACCGACGAGGTCGGCGGCAGCAGCAGCTGGGCATCGCGGCCGCGGAAGGTGATCACCGCGACCTTGTCGCGGCGCTGGTAGGCGTCGCGCAGCAGCGACAGCGCGGCCCCGGCCACCGCCGACATCCGGTCCCGGGCCGCCATCGATCCGGAGGCGTCGACGACGAAGATCACCAGGTTGCCCTCGCGGCCCTCGCGCACCGCGTAGTGGACGTCCTCGGGCGCCAATCGCGGCCGGCCCGAACCGGTTTGACGTCCGGCCGCGGCCAGCAGGGTGCCGAACAGGTGCAGCCCGTGGCCCTCGTCCGGGCGCGGGGTCGGCGAGATCACCGTGCCGGTGCGGTTGCGCGCCCGCGACCGCCGCCCGGGTGCGCCCTCGCCCACCCCGGGCACCACCAGCGCTCGGGTGCGGAAGACCGGCGACGGCGGCGCGCTGGGCCGGGTCCGGGGAGACTGTGCCGGGGTCTCGGCAGCGGTCCCGCCCGGAGTCACACCGTCGCCGGAAGCCGGCGCTCCCCCGCCGGGCGGATCGCCGTCCGGGTCGGGGTCGGGGTCCGGTGGCGCGTCGGCGTGCTCGCGGGCCTGCTCGAGCGCCTGATCGAGGTGATCGGGGTCCAGCCCCGGGTCGTCGAACGGGTCGCGTCGGCGGCGGTGCGGCAGCGCCAGCTCGGCGGCCACCCGGATGTCATCCTCGGCGACGGTGTCGGCGCCGCGCCACGCGGCGTGTGCGACCGCGGTGCGGGCGACCACCAGGTCGGCACGCATCCCGTCCACGTCAAACGCCGCGCACACCGCGGCGATCCGGCGTAACTCGTTGTCGGGCAACGTCACCGAGCTCACAGCTGCCCGCGCGGCGGCGATCCGGCGGGTCAGTTCGGCGTCGGCGTCGGCGTACCGGGCGGCGAAACCGGCCGGGTCGGCCTCGAACGCCAACCGCCGGCGCACCACCTCGACCCGGGTCTCGACGTCGCGTGCGGCGTGCACGTCGACGGTGAGGCCGAACCGGTCGAGCAGCTGCGGACGCAGTTCGCCCTCTTCGGGATTCATGGTTCCGATGAGCACGAACCGCGACTCGTAGCTGTGCGACACCCCGTCGCGTTCGACGTACACCCGTCCCATCGCCGCGGCGTCGAGCAGCACGTCGACGAGATGGTCGTGCAGCAGGTTGACCTCGTCGACGTAGAGCACCCCGCGGTGGGCCCGGGCCAGCAACCCCGGGGAGAACGCGTGCTGACCGTCGCTGAGCACCTTCTGCAGATCCAGCGACCCGATCACCCGGTCCTCGGTCGCGCCGATGGGCAGCTCGACAAGT
The window above is part of the Mycolicibacterium hassiacum DSM 44199 genome. Proteins encoded here:
- the rimP gene encoding ribosome maturation factor RimP, giving the protein MTERSVGLPSQKQVIELLDGEFARAGYEIEEVKINASARPPRITIVADGDRALDLDSITALSRSASELLDRVDAGAAPYVLEVTSPGVDRPLTAEKHYRRARGRKVKVTLSDGSQLTGRIGETRDGSVCLVVREGRRQDYSVRELRLGDIVKAVVQVEFSPPDQRELELAGQTAEEAPR
- a CDS encoding ferritin-like domain-containing protein yields the protein MTSPTPRSADPARPSDPADGALFDAVVCENAAIYGYGVVSARSTPDENALVSASLAEHRKRREAALALLSARSVEPPLPAAGYQLPIEVRTPADAARLAVQMEQDCAVAWRAVLEQATDESDRRFAVTALTETAVTAARWRGVQGVRPVTVPFPGGPE
- a CDS encoding proline--tRNA ligase codes for the protein MITRMSELFLRTLRDDPADAEVPSHKLLIRAGYIRQIGPGLYSWLPLGLRVLRRIERIVREEMVAIGAQEILFPALLPREPYETTNRWTEYGDTLFRLQDRRENDYLLGPTHEELFALTVKGEYSSYKDFPLILFQIQTKYRDEARPRAGILRGREFVMKDSYSFDIDEDGLKVAYQKHREAYQRIFDRLQVRYVIVSAVSGAMGGSASEEFLAESEVGEDTFVRCLESGYAANVEAVVTLAPEPKPIEGLPEPVVHDTPDTPTIATLVDWANSANLPQFAGREVTAADTLKNVMLKVRRPDSEEWELLAIGIPGDREVDDKRLAAALEPAEYQLLDDADFARHPFLVKGYIGPKALQANGVRYLVDPRVVTGTSWITGADQPGKHVVGLVAGRDFTPDGTIEAAEIRDGDPSPDGAGPLVSARGIEIGHIFQLGRKYTDAFNVDVLGEDGKPIRLIMGSYGIGVSRLVAVIAEQHHDELGLRWPSAVSPFDVHLVIANKDDAARAGAEELAADLDRLGLELLLDDRSASPGVKFKDAELLGVPWIVVVGRGWSKGVVELRNRFTGETREIPVDSAATEIASAVSGGA
- a CDS encoding MFS transporter, which gives rise to MRQRVSERASSPSWRPTPRFFAAVIAIGGMQLLATMDSTVAIVALPKIQAELSLSDAGRSWVITAYVLTFGGLMLLGGRLGDTIGRKRTFIVGVTLFTIASVLCGIAWNDVTLVTARLLQGVGAAIASPTGLALIATTFPKGPARNAATAVFAAMTGVGSVMGLVVGGALTEISWRWAFLVNVPIGLLMVYLARTTLRETHRERLKLDAAGAILATIACTAAVFGFSMGPERGWLSPATVGSGIAAAVFFLAFLYVERTAENPVVPFSLFRERNRVATFVSIFLAGGVMFTLTVLIGLYVQDIMGYTPLRAGIGFIPFVIALGIGLGVSSQLVSMFPPRVLVIAGGVLVLGAMIYGSTLDANIPYFPNLVLPITVGGVGIGMIVVPLTVSAIAGVGFDQIGPVSAIALMLQNLGGPLVLAVIQAVITSRTLYLGGTTGPVKDMNPDQLAALDQGYTYGLLWVAGVAVIVGCASLFIGYTAAQVAHAQEVKEAIDAGEL
- the cobA gene encoding uroporphyrinogen-III C-methyltransferase, encoding MSDAMTNPDSTDEGAAENAYLVGLRLSGKKVVVVGGGSVAQRRLPRLIAHGADVHVITRSATPAVEGMPGITLTLRDYRDGDLEGAWYAIAATDDPAVNAAVVAEADRRHIFCVRADAAREGSAVTPASFEYEGLAVGVLAAGEHRRSAAIRSAIHEALQQGLIGEGTPEALHGTVALVGGGPGDPELITVRGRRLLAQADVVVADRLAPQELLAELPPHVEVIDAAKIPYGRAMAQDAINQVLIERARAGKFVVRLKGGDPFVFARGYEEVLACTDAGVPVLVVPGVTSAIAVPAMAGVPVTHRAVTHEFVVVSGHVAPGHPESLVNWNALAAMSGTIVLLMAVERIELFAQALLDGGRPAETPVLVVQHGTTALQQTLRATLADVAEKIREEGIRPPAIIVIGAVAAFGG
- a CDS encoding cobyrinate a,c-diamide synthase → MVTPAVVVAAPASGSGKTTVATGLMGALRRAGRRVAPFKVGPDYIDPGYHALAADRPGRNLDPVLVGADLIGPLYRHGCTGADIAVVEGVMGLFDGRIADTGPAAVEAAPAEGSTAQVAALLAAPVVLVVDARGQSHSVAALLHGFATFDRSVRLAGVILNRVGSARHEQVLRQACAQAGMPVLGAIPRVDELSVPSRHLGLITAVEHGRRAQAAVAAMTELVARHVDLDAVAALAAARVAAEPWRPEGPGADGTPTIAVAAGTPTIAVAAGKAFSFGYAEHVELLRAAGAEVAEFDPLTDPLPPGTAALVLPGGFPEQFATELAANDVVRGQIRALAAAGAPIHAECAGLTYLVDELDGHPMCGVLRGSARFTDRLTLGYRTAVAVADSPLHATGDRVTGHEFHRTTVEFDESYQPAWVFRGRTGDAVRDGALHRGVHASYLHTHPAAHPQAVTRFVAAAARSKLAG
- the cobO gene encoding cob(I)yrinic acid a,c-diamide adenosyltransferase, translating into MPQGRPLTVPDDGLTTRQRRNAPLLAVHTGDGKGKSTAAFGMALRAWNQGFDIAVFQFVKSAKWKVGEEAVFRQLGRLHDEHGVGGPVEWHKMGAGWSWSRKQGSEADHAAAAAEGWAEITRRLAEQRHDFYVLDEFTYPLKWGWIDVDEVVSVLAARPGTQHVVITGRDAPQPLLDAADLVTEMTKVKHPMDVGRKGQKGIEW
- a CDS encoding magnesium chelatase subunit D family protein translates to MSGAPSDVVNYPFSAIVGHDRLRLALLLCAIRPEIGGVLIRGEKGTAKSTAVRALAQVLAEVDGAPLVELPIGATEDRVIGSLDLQKVLSDGQHAFSPGLLARAHRGVLYVDEVNLLHDHLVDVLLDAAAMGRVYVERDGVSHSYESRFVLIGTMNPEEGELRPQLLDRFGLTVDVHAARDVETRVEVVRRRLAFEADPAGFAARYADADAELTRRIAAARAAVSSVTLPDNELRRIAAVCAAFDVDGMRADLVVARTAVAHAAWRGADTVAEDDIRVAAELALPHRRRRDPFDDPGLDPDHLDQALEQAREHADAPPDPDPDPDGDPPGGGAPASGDGVTPGGTAAETPAQSPRTRPSAPPSPVFRTRALVVPGVGEGAPGRRSRARNRTGTVISPTPRPDEGHGLHLFGTLLAAAGRQTGSGRPRLAPEDVHYAVREGREGNLVIFVVDASGSMAARDRMSAVAGAALSLLRDAYQRRDKVAVITFRGRDAQLLLPPTSSVHIAGRRLARFDTGGKTPLAEGLLAARDVVVREKVRDRARRSLVVVLTDGRATGGPDPLGRVAEAAARLVAEGAAAVVIDCETSFVRLGLAEQLARQLGAPAVRLAQLRADNLTDVVRRAA